One Oncorhynchus clarkii lewisi isolate Uvic-CL-2024 chromosome 28, UVic_Ocla_1.0, whole genome shotgun sequence genomic region harbors:
- the LOC139387062 gene encoding nebulette, which translates to MNPHCARCGKIVYATEKVNCLDKYWHKGCFHCEVCRMTLSMKNYKGYEKKPYCNSHYPKQSFTIVADTPENLRLRQQSELQSQVKYKKDFEESKGRGFKFVLDTPELQRLRRAQDQISKVKYHKDFEVMGPQGVTHGVHAPYLVRGQLRQNVQTENTGHKGVHQYIVEMARRPGVIVAPVLPGAYYPSGHVQGHSYMHQTSMHSLRSLQSVYRALYDYVSQDTDEVSFRDGDIIHSVQPIDGGWVYGTVQRTGRSGMLPGNYIEGLH; encoded by the exons ATGAATCCTCATTGTGCGCGCTGTGGGAAAATTGTTTATGCCACAGAGAAAGTCAACTGCCTGGATAAG TATTGGCACAAAGGATGTTTCCACTGTGAGGTCTGCAGGATGACTCTCAGCATGAAGAACTACAAAGGCTATGAAAAGAAGCCCTACTGTAATTC GCACTATCCAAAGCAGTCATTCACCATTGTTGCAGATACTCCTGAGAACCTTCGACTGAGACAGCAAAGTGAGCTTCAGAGTCAG GTGAAGTACAAGAAAGACTTTGAGGAGAGCAAAGGACGAGGCTTCAAATTTGTGCTGGACACTCCTGAGCTGCAGAGACTACGACGAGCCCAGGATCAGATCAGTAAA GTGAAATACCACAAGGACTTTGAGGTGATGGGCCCACAAGGAGTCACACATGGTGTTCATGCACCTTACCTTGTGCGTGGCCAGCTGCGTCAAAACGTCCAGACAGAAAATACAGGGCACAAGGGTGTGCACCAGTACATAGTGGAGATGGCCCGGAGGCCTGGTGTCATCGTAG CTCCTGTGCTGCCAGGCGCGTACTACCCCAGTGGACACGTCCAGGGGCACAGCTACATGCACCAGACCAGTATGCACTCCTTACGGTCCCTGCAG AGTGTGTACAGAGCCCTCTACGATTACGTGAGCCAAGACACGGATGAGGTGTCGTTTCGGGACGGTGACATCATCCACAGCGTGCAGCCCATTGATGGGGGTTGGGTGTACGGCACGGTGCAAAGGACTGGCAGGTCTGGGATGCTCCCTGGTAACTACATAGAGGGTCTCCACTAA